In Topomyia yanbarensis strain Yona2022 chromosome 2, ASM3024719v1, whole genome shotgun sequence, one DNA window encodes the following:
- the LOC131684879 gene encoding uncharacterized protein LOC131684879, translating to MSPFDPAGLLCFFLIHGKVLIQELWRAKTTWDQLIPEELLGKWMRWTSLFKHLDQISIPRCYFPQRSVKDILSLQLHIYVDASEEAYACVAYFRAVFPDGISVALVGGKSKVAPLKAHSIPRLELMAAVIGVRLMKTILTGHSLVVEKTVLWCDSKTVLAWINSDHRRYRQFVACRVGEILSKSEAKQWRWISSRKNVADDATKWGKGPCLSSGGRWFRGDNDLYLPEDQWTIDADSVGATTDEELRSCLVHKEVIVPPQLVRWERFSKLTHLYRSVAHVHRYVQNLRRTVKRETRLDGPLTQEELATAETTIFRWVQCEQYPDEVATLSVMRDKQPKQQARLEKTSKIYKLSPYLDEAGVIRSDGRISAATVAAFDTKFPVILPKAHPVTRLLVEWYHQRFLHANGETVVNEVRQRFHISQLRPFVRKVAKECALCKVKKPSLATPRMAPLPAARLQAYVRPFSYVGVDYFGPIGVRVNRSIAKRWVALFTCMTTRAIHLEVAHTLSTESCKMAIRRFIGRRGAPVEIRSDRGTHFVGSSNELKQEMGKIERQLAETFTNANTKWVFNPPGSPHMGGAWERLVRSVKNALAAMESSRTPNEETLATLLVETESVVNSRPLTYIPLETAQQEALTPNHFLLMSSSGVTQTPKTLTDPRQACRNDWNLCRTMVDQFWRRWVREYLPTIARRTKWFEETKPIDVGDLVIIVEEKIRNGWIRGRVAKVVVGRDGRVRDAVVQTPDGMVHRPVAKLARIDIEKVGLQPGTAEGKAEPEISNQPYGSGSVTVCPADPFQLHGGPPVGGQF from the coding sequence ATGAGCCCATTCGATCCGGCAGGATTGTTGTGTTTTTTCCTCATACACGGCAAGGTACTAATCCAGGAGCTGTGGAGGGCGAAGACGACATGGGATCAACTAATTCCGGAGGAGTTACTTGGGAAGTGGATGCGGTGGACGAGTTTGTTCAAACATCTGGACCAGATTAGCATTCCGCGTTGCTACTTTCCGCAACGTTCGGTGAAAGATATCTTGTCGCTGCAACTGCATATCTACGTGGATGCTAGCGAAGAAGCTTATGCGTGTGTCGCTTACTTTCGGGCGGTATTTCCGGATGGGATTTCTGTTGCGTTAGTCGGTGGGAAATCCAAGGTGGCTCCACTGAAGGCACACTCCATCCCACGGTTGGAGTTGATGGCAGCGGTAATCGGAGTACGCTTGATGAAGACCATCCTCACTGGGCACTCGCTCGTAGTCGAGAAGACAGTGTTATGGTGTGACTCTAAGACGGTGCTGGCTTGGATAAATTCAGATCATCGAAGATATCGCCAGTTCGTAGCTTGCCGAGTAGGTGAGATTTTGTCCAAGTCGGAGGCGAAGCAATGGCGTTGGATATCATCGAGAAAGAACGTCGCCGACGATGCGACAAAGTGGGGAAAAGGGCCGTGTTTGTCCTCAGGCGGCCGTTGGTTCCGTGGTGACAACGATTTATATTTGCCAGAAGATCAATGGACCATAGATGCAGATTCAGTCGGCGCGACGACCGATGAAGAGCTGAGGTCGTGTTTGGTGCACAAGGAGGTTATCGTACCGCCACAACTTGTGAGGTGGGAGCGATTCTCGAAACTGACGCATTTGTATCGATCGGTAGCACATGTTCATCGCTACGTACAAAATCTACGGCGAACGGTAAAACGAGAGACTCGACTGGACGGACCACTCACTCAAGAGGAATTAGCAACAGCCGAAACCACAATCTTTCGTTGGGTGCAGTGTGAGCAGTATCCGGACGAGGTGGCGACTTTGTCAGTAATGCGGGACAAGCAGCCAAAACAACAGGCGCGGCTGGAGAAAACCAGCAAAATATACAAACTGTCTCCGTACTTGGACGAAGCAGGTGTTATTCGTTCTGATGGAAGGATATCTGCTGCGACCGTCGCCGCGTTTGACACTAAGTTTCCAGTAATATTGCCGAAAGCCCATCCAGTGACTAGACTGCTGGTTGAATGGTACCACCAACGATTTCTTCACGCCAATGGCGAGACTGTCGTGAACGAAGTGAGACAGCGTTTCCACATATCGCAGCTGCGCCCGTTCGTGCGTAAGGTGGCTAAAGAGTGCGCCTTGTGTAAAGTCAAGAAGCCAAGTCTGGCGACACCCCGAATGGCTCCACTCCCGGCGGCCAGGTTGCAGGCGTACGTACGTCCATTTTCCTACGTAGGCGTCGACTATTTCGGGCCGATCGGCGTGCGGGTGAACCGAAGTATTGCAAAACGATGGGTAGCTCTGTTCACGTGTATGACCACACGAGCAATCCATCTCGAAGTCGCTCACACACTTTCAACGGAATCTTGCAAGATGGCGATCAGGCGTTTCATCGGACGCAGAGGAGCACCTGTGGAGATCCGCAGCGACAGGGGCACACATTTCGTGGGATCGAGCAACGAACTTAAGCAGGAGATGGGCAAAATCGAGCGCCAGCTTGCCGAAACGTTCACCAACGCGAACACGAAATGGGTGTTTAACCcacctggatcacctcacatggGTGGCGCCTGGGAGCGTCTAGTGCGGTCGGTGAAAAACGCTCTTGCTGCAATGGAGTCTTCTCGAACGCCGAACGAAGAAACGCTGGCAACGTTGCTAGTGGAAACTGAGAGTGTGGTCAATTCGAGACCGCTAACATATATTCCTCTGGAGACGGCGCAACAGGAGGCTCTAACACCGAACCACTTTCTTCTAATGAGCTCGAGCGGCGTAACGCAGACTCCGAAGACGCTTACGGATCCAAGACAAGCCTGCAGGAACGACTGGAATCTATGCCGTACAATGGTAGATCAGTTTTGGCGCCGGTGGGTGCGGGAATATCTTCCTACCATCGCACGTCGTACCAAGTGGTTTGAGGAGACGAAACCGATCGATGTAGGAGATTTGGTGATCATCGTGGAGGAGAAGATACGCAACGGATGGATTCGAGGACGTGTAGCCAAGGTCGTGGTGGGCCGAGATGGGCGAGTTCGCGATGCCGTGGTGCAGACTCCCGACGGAATGGTGCATCGACCTGTAGCAAAGCTGGCGCGGATCGACATAGAAAAGGTGGGGCTTCAGCCGGGAACAGCAGAAGGTAAAGCTGAACCGGAGATATCTAACCAGCCTTACGGGTCGGGGAGTGTTACGGTATGTCCCGCTGACCCCTTCCAACTCCACGGTGGACCACCTGTCGGTGGACAATTTTGA